In Dioscorea cayenensis subsp. rotundata cultivar TDr96_F1 chromosome 9, TDr96_F1_v2_PseudoChromosome.rev07_lg8_w22 25.fasta, whole genome shotgun sequence, a genomic segment contains:
- the LOC120268334 gene encoding diaminopimelate epimerase, chloroplastic, whose protein sequence is MSVEAPEKSRKISFLDRKESGVLHFVKYHGLGNDFILVDNRNSLEPSVTPEQAVKLCDRNFGIGADGVIFAMPGVNGTDYSMRIFNSDGSEPEMCGNGVRCFARYVADLENLTGTRSFTIHTGAGLIVPEIQEDGKVKVNMGRPVLTAADIPTKLPETKNGAVVQANLAVDGISWKVTCVSMGNPHCVTFGNERSEGLQVDDLKLAEIGPKFEHHQMFPSRTNTEFVEVISRTHLKMRVWERGAGATLACGTGACALVVAAVLEGRIERSCTVDLPGGPLEIEWREDDNLVYMTGPAEVVFYGSIPI, encoded by the exons ATGAGCGTTGAAGCCCCGGAGAAGTCCCGGAAAATTTCCTTTTTGGATCGCAAGGAGTCTGGTGTCCTCCATTTCGTCAAGTACCATGGCCTCGGCAACGATTTCATCTTG GTCGATAATAGGAATTCTTTGGAGCCGAGTGTTACGCCTGAGCAGGCAGTGAAGCTTTGCGATCGTAATTTCGGCATTGGCGCTGATGGTGTGATCTTTGCAATGCCGGGTGTCAATGGCACTGATTACTCGATGAGGATTTTCAATTCGGATGGCAGCGAGCCAGAG ATGTGTGGCAATGGAGTCCGGTGTTTTGCTCGTTATGTTGCTGACCTTGAAAACCTTACTGGTACACGAAG TTTTACTATTCACACTGGTGCTGGTCTTATTGTTCCTGAAATACAAGAAGATGGGAAG GTAAAAGTCAATATGGGTAGGCCTGTGCTCACTGCAGCAGATATTCCTACTAAACTTCCAGAAACTAAAAATGGTGCTGTTGTTCAAGCAAATTTGGCAGTTGATGGAATCTCATGGAAAGTGACATGTGTTAGCATGGGAAATCCTCACTGTGTTACTTTTGGAAACGAACGTTCTGAG GGCCTGCAGGTGGATGACTTAAAGCTGGCAGAAATTGGCCCAAAATTTGAGCACCACCAAATGTTCCCTTCTCGGACCAATACAG AATTTGTGGAAGTCATCTCAAGAACTCACCTAAAAATGCGTGTGTGGGAGCGTGGTGCAG GTGCAACTCTAGCATGTGGGACAGGAGCTTGTGCATTAGTAGTTGCTGCCGTGCTTGAAGGTCGCATAGAGAGG TCATGCACTGTTGATTTGCCCGGGGGTCCATTAGAAATCGAATGGAGAGAAGATGACAATCTTGTCTACATGACAGGTCCAGCTGAGGTAGTGTTCTATGGATCCATCCCTATTTAG
- the LOC120269357 gene encoding myb-related protein MYBAS2-like gives MIKMKEEKRKGAWTEEEDKQLEWYVSLFGERRWDFLAQVSGLKRSGKSCRLRWVNYLHPGLKHGRMSPQEEQLVLQLHSYWGNRWSQIARKLPGRTDNEIKNYWRTRMRKIAQERKMNSSPALSSYNDTNFYFNEPQSRTEREEEEEGGNY, from the exons atgataaaaatgaaagaagagaaaaggaaagggGCATGGACAGAGGAAGAAGACAAGCAATTAGaatggtatgtgagcttgtttGGTGAAAGGAGATGGGATTTCTTAGCACAAGTATCag gTCTCAAAAGAAGTGGGAAGAGTTGCAGGCTAAGATGGGTTAACTATCTTCACCCAGGACTCAAGCATGGCCGCATGAGCCCACAAGAGGAACAACTTGTCCTACAACTCCACTCTTATTGGGGAAACAG GTGGTCTCAAATAGCTCGGAAACTACCGGGTCGAACTGATAATGAGATCAAGAATTATTGGAGAACTCGAATGAGAAAAATAGCACAAGAGAGGAAAATGAACTCATCTCCGGCTCTGTCATCATATAATGatactaatttttatttcaatgaaCCTCAATCAAGGActgaaagggaagaagaagaagaaggaggaaacTATTGA
- the LOC120268720 gene encoding LOW QUALITY PROTEIN: receptor-like protein kinase THESEUS 1 (The sequence of the model RefSeq protein was modified relative to this genomic sequence to represent the inferred CDS: inserted 2 bases in 1 codon) produces MLSTSKAFFFFFFFFFLSIHLVTITAFPPSHNLFISCGAINASLKLPDGRSFLPDSKLFFTPFSNNALSSNSSQLCASARVFTQLTEYKLKVGNNGKHFLRLHFCPFSNSLFNLKLAAFSVMVDGITLLSNFSCSSSVLVKEFVVEVGLGSLTMVLSFSPSNGSIAFINALEVIALPDLLFPQGSPIDVSNSVALETFYRINAGGPVLDSLNDSLWRVWFNDQVFLVNPFSANNVSTDPNSIVYPSGVPFDTAPALVYATAQEMADANVGNQNFNISWLFDVDSGFDHLVRLHFCDFVSTSLHNLIFNVYINNQSALNSFDLSSKTMGLSTVYFADFLVNAEIGKVLVQVGPPDLLTIPPNAILNGLEIFKIIDSNASSLNVMVEKKSKSKVMVIVACLGGLVVLVFLVAAXSCLYFRTRRRRKAIQSNETLLTSTIPLSMYVGNSETKVSHGSYASSVPTHVLGQVLAFSDIREATKNFDESLVLGVGGFGKVYKGVLDNGVVVAVKRGNPRSQQGLVEFRTEIEMLSKLRHRHLVSLIGYCQEPNEMVLVYEFMAGGPLRKHLYGSELPALSWKQRLEICIGAAKGLHYLHTGAAEMIIHRDVKTTNILLDENLTAKVADFGLSKLGPSLDQTHVSTAVKGSFGYLDPEYFRRQQLTQKSDVYSFGVVLMEVLCARPAINPTLPREQVNIVEWAMHWQKRGQLERIIDHHLAGSVSLGSLSKFGETAEKCLAEHGIERPTMGDVLWNLEYALQLQESFTREVGNESSIDCIAELPEWISPVNHVEHDSFSNVSADGSDAATTSRLFSQLIDPKGR; encoded by the exons ATGCTCTCCACCTCCaaagccttcttcttcttcttcttcttcttcttcctttccatCCATCTTGTCACCATTACTGCTTTTCCACCTTCTCACAACCTCTTCATCAGCTGTGGAGCCATTAATGCTTCTTTGAAGCTACCTGATGGGCGTTCTTTCCTCCCTGATTCCAAACTCTTCTTCACTCCATTCTCCAACAATGCACTAAGCTCCAACTCTTCTCAACTCTGTGCTAGTGCTCGTGTCTTCACTCAGCTCACTGAGTACAAGCTTAAAGTTGGCAACAATGGCAAGCATTTTCTCAGGCTTCACTTCTGTCCATTTTCTAACTCTTTGTTCAACCTCAAGTTGGCTGCTTTTTCAGTCATGGTTGATGGCATCACACTCCTCAGCAACTTCTCCTGCTCAAGTTCTGTTCTTGTGAAGGAGTTTGTGGTTGAAGTTGGTTTGGGTTCACTGACAATGgtgctttctttttctccttctaaTGGCTCCATTGCTTTCATTAATGCTTTGGAGGTTATTGCTCTCCCAGACCTCTTGTTTCCTCAAGGTTCTCCCATTGATGTTTCCAATAGTGTAGCACTAGAGACTTTTTACAGGATCAATGCTGGTGGCCCTGTGCTGGATTCACTGAATGACAGTTTATGGAGAGTTTGGTTCAATGATCAAGTGTTTTTAGTGAATCCTTTCTCAGCTAACAATGTCTCCACTGATCCTAACTCCATTGTTTACCCTTCTGGAGTTCCCTTTGACACTGCTCCTGCTTTGGTTTATGCCACTGCACAGGAGATGGCTGATGCTAATGTTGGCAACCAGAATTTCAATATTTCATGGTTGTTTGATGTGGATTCTGGCTTTGATCATCTTGTGAGACTCCACTTCTGTGATTTTGTGAGcacttctttgcacaatcttatCTTTAACGTCTACATTAACAATCAATCTGCTCTGAATTCATTTGATTTGTCTAGCAAAACAATGGGGCTATCAACTGTCTACTTTGCTGATTTCTTAGTCAATGCTGAGATTGGGAAGGTTCTTGTTCAGGTTGGACCTCCAGACTTGTTAACCATACCACCAAATGCTATCCTTAATGGTCTTGAAATTTTCAAGATCATTGATTCTAATGCAAGCTCTTTGAATgtgatggtggagaagaagagcaagagCAAAGTGATGGTCATTGTGGCTTGTTTGGGAGGATTAGTAGTATTAGTGTTCTTAGTGGCAGC TTCATGTCTTTACTTTAGAACGAGGAGAAGAAGGAAGGCAATTCAGAGCAATGAAACATTGTTAACTTCGACAATTCCACTTTCAATGTATGTCGGTAACTCCGAAACAAAGGTATCTCATGGTAGTTATGCTTCATCAGTGCCTACTCATGTTCTAGGACAAGTACTAGCATTCTCAGATATCCGAGAAGCAACAAAGAATTTCGATGAGAGTTTAGTTCTTGGTGTTGGTGGATTCGGGAAGGTGTACAAAGGAGTGCTAGATAACGGTGTTGTCGTGGCTGTGAAACGGGGAAATCCCCGATCACAGCAAGGATTAGTAGAGTTCAGGACGGAGATCGAAATGCTATCCAAGCTTCGGCATCGGCATTTAGTGTCTTTGATAGGATATTGCCAAGAGCCTAATGAGATGGTGCTTGTGTATGAATTCATGGCAGGAGGACCTTTAAGGAAACACTTATATGGGTCAGAACTCCCAGCTCTTTCTTGGAAACAAAGGCTTGAAATATGCATTGGAGCTGCAAAAGGCTTGCATTATCTTCATACTGGTGCTGCTGAAATGATAATTCATAGAGATGTTAAGACGACAAACATTCTACTCGATGAGAATTTAACTGCAAAGGTTGCAGATTTTGGCTTGTCTAAGTTAGGTCCTTCTCTTGATCAAACACATGTAAGCACTGCTGTGAAGGGAAGCTTTGGCTACCTTGATCCCGAATACTTCAGAAGGCAACAACTGACACAGAAATCCGATGTTTATTCGTTCGGTGTTGTTCTCATGGAGGTTTTATGTGCAAGGCCGGCAATCAATCCCACATTGCCTAGAGAACAGGTTAACATCGTCGAATGGGCAATGCATTGGCAAAAAAGAGGTCAATTAGAACGAATAATCGATCATCATCTTGCCGGAAGTGTAAGTCTTGGTTCATTGAGCAAATTTGGTGAAACTGCAGAGAAGTGTTTAGCAGAGCACGGAATCGAGAGACCGACAATGGGAGATGTTTTGTGGAATTTAGAGTATGCTCTTCAGTTGCAAGAGTCTTTTACAAGAGAAGTTGGAAATGAGAGCAGTATAGATTGTATTGCCGAATTACCGGAATGGATTTCACCTGTAAATCATGTAGAACATGACAGTTTCAGTAATGTCAGTGCCGATGGATCCGATGCAGCTACCACAAGTAGATTGTTTTCTCAATTGATTGATCCAAAAGGAAGATAA